Proteins encoded within one genomic window of Cydia pomonella isolate Wapato2018A chromosome 12, ilCydPomo1, whole genome shotgun sequence:
- the LOC133523729 gene encoding uncharacterized protein LOC133523729 has product MEKLKFTFQVKSTNDGKSNYIAITSIATQDDKTYLIPEEFQAVQFHKHVQASKAFNTLRNTLKKRHQTRNVWIKMTEELLQTYCDEDENMIFQDQFLEEITQGQSTIGKTRDLEDPLTKILEKLIESQQNKEKQSIKKLADRFVIEKFDGRSASACHWMETFEKECARFNIEKDEEKIEIFRLFLDKSGADWYSSMMIKYSLQSEWSEWKSNFLQTYANKGWNASKYALFYRYQSGSLLEYAIKKEKLLLEVRKTIDHGTLIDIIAAGLPDYITDRINKEEIVQTKELFNELGKLEHLVAKKKFIKKKEDTKQVKEKCSICESLQKGVRYHSEDSCWFKTKSNNGKDKNNKQIKHVNNSELECELQCDEPKN; this is encoded by the coding sequence ATGGAAAAGTTAAAGTTTACGTTTCAAGTGAAATCAACAAATGACGGAAAGTCTAACTACATCGCTATAACCTCAATTGCTACACAAGATGACAAGACTTACCTGATCCCGGAGGAATTTCAAGCTGTACAGTTTCACAAACATGTTCAAGCATCTAAGGCTTTCAATACACTGAGAAATACATTGAAGAAAAGGCATCAAACCAGAAATGTATGGATAAAAATGACAGAGGAACTTTTACAAACATACTGTGATGAGGATGAAAATATGATTTTCCAGGACCAATTTCTTGAGGAAATTACCCAAGGACAGTCAACTATTGGGAAAACAAGAGATTTAGAAGATCCTTTAACGAAAATTTTGGAAAAGTTAATTGAAAGtcaacaaaataaagaaaaacaaagtATAAAGAAGTTAGCCGACAGGTTTGTGATCGAAAAATTTGATGGAAGAAGTGCAAGTGCATGTCACTGGATGGAAACATTTGAAAAGGAGTGTGCGAGGTTTAATATTGAAAAGGATGAGGAAAAAATTGAAATCTTCAGATTATTTCTTGACAAATCAGGCGCTGACTGGTACTCTTCTATGATGATAAAGTATAGTTTACAATCGGAGTGGTCTGAGTGGAAATCAAACTTTTTGCAAACCTATGCCAATAAAGGTTGGAACGCAAGCAAGTATGCTTTATTTTACAGGTACCAATCAGGCTCTTTATTAGAATAtgccataaaaaaagaaaaacttctTTTAGAAGTAAGGAAGACGATTGATCATGGCACTTTGATTGATATAATTGCTGCCGGTTTACCAGATTACATAACGGATAGAATCAACAAGGAAGAAATTGTACAAACAAAAGAACTATTTAATGAACTTGGCAAGTTAGAACATTTGGTTGCAAAGAAGAAGtttataaaaaagaaagaagataCTAAGCAAGTAAAGGAAAAGTGTAGTATTTGTGAAAGTTTACAAAAAGGTGTGCGCTATCATTCAGAAGATTCCTGTTGGTTCAAGACAAAATCGAATAATggaaaagataaaaataataaacaaataaagcaCGTCAACAATTCAGAATTGGAATGTGAACTGCAGTGTGATGAACCAAAAAACTAA